The following DNA comes from Hordeum vulgare subsp. vulgare chromosome 3H, MorexV3_pseudomolecules_assembly, whole genome shotgun sequence.
TTTTTGATGTTTCCACTGCCATCACATagctgtcttctttgcatttgctctCCGCTTCGGCAACTTCAAGCTTCTGCTTGGCTAGCTTGAGCTGAAATTCAAGTTCTTGGACATGCTTTTGCAGCTCTGCGTTATCCTTACTTATACAAAACTTTTCCTCTTCCAAATGGCGATGCTTGTCCAAAATTTCTGCATTTTTCTCCTCTAGTTGGTTTATCTGCTCAATATGATTTTTCTTGACTACCTCAAGCTGAGATGCCTCTGTGGACACATCATCATATGCATGATGGAGTCTCTGAAAGTTGCTACCAATATCTTTGAGGCTCTGCTCGAGATCAGCAAGTTTTGTGGCCTGATCTGAAACTTTCTGTTGAACTCTATCTTCAAATTCATTCATGGACGACAAATTTTCCATGCATATTGTAACCATATCTTTCAGATCCCCCTCCACCTTGGCCTTCTGAGATGACAATACATCGATTATCTTCTCCAAATCTTTCGCATTACTATTCATTTCATTAACTTGACATGCCGCCTCAGCCTGAACTCTCTCTAGTTTCTCATGCAAGTTAGAAACTTTTAGTATTGCCTCTTCGAACTGTTGTTCCAAGCTGGAATTGTTTTCCAGCTGAACTGAAAGTTCCTCCTTCAGCTGTGCTATCTCACTTTCAAGATTCTTGATAGAAGACTCTGACTGTTTTAGTTGTGTTAATAATGTATCCTTCTCTTCTTGTGCCACCTCAATCTTCCTCTGTGACTCAGCCTCAACTTCTTCTAATTTCTGGGTCAAGGCACATTTGCTCTGTTGTGATTCATCATTTGCATTCTGCAGAGCTGAAATGCTCTGACTTTGCTTTTCTAGCTCTCTCTCAAAGTTCCTCACAGAAGCTTGAGACTGATGTAACTCTGACAGAACTGTTTCTTTCTCTTCACGAAGTGCTAGAATATCCCCCTGCAGATTGGTCCTTGATTCCTCAAACTGTTTGTTCAAGCTGGAGTTGTTTTCTAGCTGAATTGAAAGATCTTCCTTCAACCGAGTTATCTCACATTCAAGGTTCTTGATAGAAAACTCTGACTGCTTTAGTTGGGTTAAAACCGTATCCTTCTCTTCTTGTGTCACTTTAATCTTCTTCTGTAACTCAACCTTGACTTCGTTGAATTGTTCGGTAAGGGCACAGATGTTCTTCTTTAAGTCATCATTAGCTTGCTGCAAAACTGAAACACTCACGCTTCGCTTTTCTAACTCTGTCTCCAAGTTCCCAATGGAAGCATGAGACTGGTGTAACTCCGATAGGGCTGTTTCCTTCTGCTCACTTAGTGTTACAATCTCCTCAGACAAGCTGCTCCTTGATTCCTCCAATTGCTTGTTCAAGCTAGCATTTCTATTCTTCATTTCTTCATTAGCTAGATGCGAGATCAAAATTTGCTCTCGTCCTTGATCTAACTCAATTCTTAGATTCTTGATGGAAGCCTCGGACTGCTGCAACTCCGACAGGTTTTTTTTCTTCTCGTCTTGGAGTACTATAATTTCAGCGTCGTGGCTAACCATGGCATCTTCGAATTGTTTCTTCAGGTTACAGTTAATCTTCTGCAGATCTTCATTGGCAAGCTGTAGAATATTGTTTTGTTCTATTTGCTGCTCTAACTTGCGTTCAAGGGTCTTGACTGAAGTGTTTGACTGCTGCAAATCATCAACGGCTTGTTGCTTTTCTCCTTGTAACAGAATGATCTCCGCCTGTAGATTTGTCTTAGCTTCTTCCAGCTGCCTATCCAAGCTAGAATTTTTCTCCTGCAGTTCTTCAGTAGCTTGCTGGAAAAGTGAAATTTGGTTCTGTTTTAGTTCTATCTCGCTCTGGAGGTTTTTGACGTAAGCCTCCGACTGCTCTAACTGAGCAACTGCTGCATGTTTCTCCTCCTCGTGTACTGTAACTTCATTATACATATCATCCTTTGCTTCTCTGAGGCCTTCAATGGCCTCCTGAAGACTTGAAATTTGTTGGTTTTGCTGTTGAAACTTTATTTCAAGATCAATACTAGAAGCAACAGCTTCATTCTTTTCTCCCAGCACTGCTGCaagctcattatgcagatttgaaTTCACCAACACCAGGTCTTCATTATCCTTCTGCATAACTGAAATCCTCTTAAGTTGTTGTTCGAACTcatcttcaagtttcttcaaagaaGCTTCTAACTGCTTTAGCTCTGATGCCGCAGAATTCTTTTCTTTCAGTAGctctgcaatattatcactcagtGCAAGTTTTGTTGATTCCATTTCCTTTGCTAGTTCCTTGATGGTACATTGTGCCTTCTCCAACTCATTCAAACA
Coding sequences within:
- the LOC123444004 gene encoding myosin-2 heavy chain-like produces the protein MTKKHKNRKSKHFLENKKGVDENVEHILRMIGEESELAESEPDDSGNTFKKSKLSSLVKGFHEDYQHLHKHCKDLISKLENVGHSSTGSDSSDSDSEGDRSDTDIPSQKLDALNEENGWMQKLAREHQGEKQSMEAEIQKLKQNAEEKTKEISELKKLLEKAITDKETTSSDVANLSSENEHLKLLVEGAEKEAAESLKKSTVMENEMRTLSGEKQTTENERDDLKILIVDLENKREDMSNQLQDTVEKCNSLTSQLEKAHLAEKEVQTLLSEIQKSKDENLMLSVECDNLKENGKNVDIKFSELRATLAETEAKNDSLIAENSLLESKLQRLGVEIDGMTVEREELMNNLNKERGAAEEEKLRLVSAHSKCLNELEKAQCTIKELAKEMESTKLALSDNIAELLKEKNSAASELKQLEASLKKLEDEFEQQLKRISVMQKDNEDLVLVNSNLHNELAAVLGEKNEAVASSIDLEIKFQQQNQQISSLQEAIEGLREAKDDMYNEVTVHEEEKHAAVAQLEQSEAYVKNLQSEIELKQNQISLFQQATEELQEKNSSLDRQLEEAKTNLQAEIILLQGEKQQAVDDLQQSNTSVKTLERKLEQQIEQNNILQLANEDLQKINCNLKKQFEDAMVSHDAEIIVLQDEKKKNLSELQQSEASIKNLRIELDQGREQILISHLANEEMKNRNASLNKQLEESRSSLSEEIVTLSEQKETALSELHQSHASIGNLETELEKRSVSVSVLQQANDDLKKNICALTEQFNEVKVELQKKIKVTQEEKDTVLTQLKQSEFSIKNLECEITRLKEDLSIQLENNSSLNKQFEESRTNLQGDILALREEKETVLSELHQSQASVRNFERELEKQSQSISALQNANDESQQSKCALTQKLEEVEAESQRKIEVAQEEKDTLLTQLKQSESSIKNLESEIAQLKEELSVQLENNSSLEQQFEEAILKVSNLHEKLERVQAEAACQVNEMNSNAKDLEKIIDVLSSQKAKVEGDLKDMVTICMENLSSMNEFEDRVQQKVSDQATKLADLEQSLKDIGSNFQRLHHAYDDVSTEASQLEVVKKNHIEQINQLEEKNAEILDKHRHLEEEKFCISKDNAELQKHVQELEFQLKLAKQKLEVAEAESKCKEDSYVMAVETSKTEIVHLEEQIQLFSGRISLLEETFVQIKDSAASVVSKLKNQLDELESHSSQSITCLIHRLSACGGEFSVLQNMLHNYLAEQKELLKENEDLAIGLRKKEKEMSEMIKSATESAEKIVRLEKIIEEKDDELAARVQEKREAIKQLSDTIDYHKNNSDDLVRYIRTHNRPRLPFCL